From Candidatus Eisenbacteria bacterium:
ATTCCAGAGCGTCAGGCCGTCGCGACCGCGTGTCACGATCAGGTGCTCGACGCGCATGCGGGCGATCAGCCGCGCGGCCACTCGTTCGAGGTCGCGCCCGCTCGCGATCTCGAGGTCGGCCGCCTCGGACGCCTCGCTCTCGTTCGGGGTCGCCAGCGTGACCCCGGAATAGCGCATCACCGCATGGCGCGAGTCGACCGCGACGGTCGCGCCCGCGTCGCGCCAGCGGGCGATCCACGGAGCCGCGCGCTCGGGCGTCACCGAGCCGTAGCCGTAGTCCGAAAGCACCACCGCCTCGGCCGAGCCTCCCGCACTCTCGAGCGCCGCCGCGAGTGAGCGAACGACGGCGCTCGATCGCGCCGCGAAGCGCCCGCCGCGATCGATGCGAAGGACCTGCTGCAGTGCGGTGTGCACCGCGCCCGCGACGACCCGGGTCTTGACCACCGTCTCCGCATTCGGATGCTCGACGAGTCCGGTGGTATCGATGCGGGCGCGCTCGAGCAACTCGCGCAGTTCACGGCCTGCGGGGTCGGCCCCGACCAACCCGACCACGCTCACCCGTGCGCCGAGGCTCGCCAGATTGAGCGCCGCATTCGCCGCACCGCCCGGCTGAACCGAACGTGCCTGCCAGTCGAGGATCAACACCGGAGCCTCGCGTGAGACGCGACGGGAAAGACATCGCACGTACTCGTCCAGCACGAAGTCGCCCCACACCAGTGCGCGGCGTCCCGGCAGCGCACGCGCCCAGCGCGACAGCGTCGCGCGCGAGGGCGCCGCGACCGCATGGAGCTTCATGCCGCCACCCGTTCACGCGCAGCACGGCGCGCCCACTCGTCGACCGCGGCGAGCTGCGCGCGCGAGGACACCGCTTCGCGGTCGTGCGCCGCCATCACCTGCTCGAGAATCTCGACCACCCGACCGAGCGGGATCCGACCGTCGAGAAACGCGGCGACCGCTTCTTCGTCCGCCGCGTTGTACGCGCAAGGGGCGGTTCCCCCCGCCTTTCCGACCGCCACCCCAAGGTCGAAGGCCGGGAATCGACCCGGCGCGATCGCCTCGAAGTCGAGGCGCGCCAGGTCCGGGGCCGCGAGCGGAGGCACCGGGCCCTCCCAGTGCTCGGGCCAGCTCAACGCGAGCTGGATCGGAAGGCGCATGTCGGCGGCGGCGGCCTGCGCGACCAGCGCACCGTCTCGAAACGCGACCAGCGCATGGAAGCGCGCCTGCGGATGGATCACGGCGTCGAGCTGGGACCAATCGAGCCCGAACAGCGCGCGCGCTTCGATCAGCTCGAGCGCCTTGTTGACGAGCAATGCCGAGTCCACGGTGATGCGGCGCCCCATCGCCCACACCGGATGCGCGAGCACCTCGGCGACCGACGCCTGACGCCAGTTGCGATGGTCGCGCAGCGGTCCGCCCGAGGCGGTGAGCGTGAGGCGCGCAACTTCCGAGGCGGGTCGTCCACCCAGGCACAGCAGTGCGGCACTGTGCTCGCTGTCGACCGGAATCAATTCGCCGCCGCTCGCCAGCGCTCGCTGCACCAGCTCCGCGCCGATCACCAGGGTCTCCTTGTTCGCCAGCGCGAGTCTCCGCCCGGCCGCCAGCGTCGCAAGCGAAGCGTCGAGTCCGGCGGCCCCCACGATGCCATTCACCACCGCATCGGCAGCACATTCCCCGGCGAGTCGCGCCGCGCTGCCCGCGCCCACCTCGATGCGGGCGGCGGGACACACGGACGCCAGCGCATCGCGTGCGCGGGACGCATCGGCCGCGCGCTCGAGTCCGAGTGCTTGCAGCGCCACCCCGCGTTGTCCGCACTCGCGTGCGAGCGCGACCAGGCCGTCGAGATCGGAGCCCGCCGCCAGCGCCACGATCCGGAAACGATCTCGATGCCGCCACGAGACGTCGAGCGTCTGGCGACCGATCGAGCCGGTCGCTCCCAAGACCACCACGCGATTCGTCATGGCAGGCCGAACACCACGAGCCGCAGGTAGTAGTAGACGACCGGCGCCGCGAAGAACAGGCTGTCGAATCGATCCAGCACGCCGCCATGTCCCGGAATCAATTCCGAAGAATCTCCGAAGCGGGCGTCGCGCTTGAGCAGCGATTCGACCAGGTCTCCGACCTGCGAGAACACGCCGGCGAGCAGGCCGAGCGCGAGCGCGTCGAGCCACGACAGGAACGGAGCGAACGTCGCGCGGCACGCGAACGCCGCGAGTGCGGCGGCGGTGAGTCCGCCCGCCGCTCCCTCCAGGGATTTGCGCGGCGAGATCCGCGACCACGGCCGGGTTCGGCCGAGTGCACGGCCGACTGCGAACGCGCCGATGTCGCAACTCCAGGTGAGCGCGAAGGCGAGCGCCACGAAGCGCGCTCCGTCCGCGTACGGCAGTCCCGACTGCCACGGCAGTTCGCGAAGCAGCACCAGATGCGCGGACAGCCATCCGACGTACAACACCCCGAACCACGTGACCGCGATGTCCTCGATGCGGCGCGTCGCCTCGGGCCGCCGCAATTCGAGCGCCAGCACCAGCAACACTCCCGAGGTGGCGAGAAACGTGACATAGGGCGTCTCCGGATGCGCGCACACCCACAGGAGCGCGAGGGCGGACGCGAGCCCGAGTCGCCGATAGGGCCGCAGCTCGCGGCCGCGCATCATGGTGTAGAACTCGATCAGGCCCGCCGCCACCACCAGCGCCACCAGCGTGAAGAACGCGAAGCCGCCGAGCTGGTTGAGGAACAGCAGCAGCGGCACGAACAGCACGCCGCTCGCGATGCGCAGCGGCAGCGCCCACGACGAGCGCTTCGGCGCCTCGCCAGCTGCGGCAGCGGGTTCGATCGCCATCGGCTCGGGCGGCGCCAGTTCCGGCGGGGTCGCGGTCATGACGGCTGGTCCCGCGGCTCGGTGCGCCCGAAGCGGCGTTCTCGACGCTGGAAATCCGCGACCGCCTGGAACAGGTGACGGCGACGAAAGTCCGGCCAGCGCGTCTCGGTCACCCAGAACTCGGCGTACGCGATCTGCCACAGCAGGAAGTTCGAGACCCGCATTTCGCCACTGGTGCGGATCAGCAGGTCGGGGTCCGGCAGCCCCGCGGTATAGAGGTAGGAACCGAACCGTTGTTCGTCGACGTCCGCCGCGGTCCATCCGTTGCGGAGTACGTCGTCCACGAGCTGCCGCGCCGCATCCACCAGCTCGGTGCGCCCGCTGTACGACAGCGCCAGGTTGAGCAGCAGCCCGGTCGAACTCGACAGATACGCCTGGGTCTCCTCGAGCACCTCGAGCACCGGCTTCGGCAGGTCGGCACGCCGCCCCACCACCTGCAGTCGCACGTTTCGATCGCGCAGTTCGCGCCGTTCGCCGCGCAGCGTCTGGCGCAGGATCGTCATCAGAGCCTGCACTTCGCGGCGCGGGCGGTTCCAGTTCTCGGTCGAGAAGGTATAGAGCGTGAGCACTTCGACGCCGAGCTCGACGCAGCCCTTGACCGCATCACGCACCGCCTCGCGGCCGGCGCGATGTCCCATCAGGCGCGGAACACCGCGCGCGCGGGCCCAGCGGCCGTTACCGTCCATGATGATCGCGATGTGCCGCGGCACGT
This genomic window contains:
- a CDS encoding sugar kinase is translated as MKLHAVAAPSRATLSRWARALPGRRALVWGDFVLDEYVRCLSRRVSREAPVLILDWQARSVQPGGAANAALNLASLGARVSVVGLVGADPAGRELRELLERARIDTTGLVEHPNAETVVKTRVVAGAVHTALQQVLRIDRGGRFAARSSAVVRSLAAALESAGGSAEAVVLSDYGYGSVTPERAAPWIARWRDAGATVAVDSRHAVMRYSGVTLATPNESEASEAADLEIASGRDLERVAARLIARMRVEHLIVTRGRDGLTLWN
- a CDS encoding 1-deoxy-D-xylulose-5-phosphate reductoisomerase, whose amino-acid sequence is MVVLGATGSIGRQTLDVSWRHRDRFRIVALAAGSDLDGLVALARECGQRGVALQALGLERAADASRARDALASVCPAARIEVGAGSAARLAGECAADAVVNGIVGAAGLDASLATLAAGRRLALANKETLVIGAELVQRALASGGELIPVDSEHSAALLCLGGRPASEVARLTLTASGGPLRDHRNWRQASVAEVLAHPVWAMGRRITVDSALLVNKALELIEARALFGLDWSQLDAVIHPQARFHALVAFRDGALVAQAAAADMRLPIQLALSWPEHWEGPVPPLAAPDLARLDFEAIAPGRFPAFDLGVAVGKAGGTAPCAYNAADEEAVAAFLDGRIPLGRVVEILEQVMAAHDREAVSSRAQLAAVDEWARRAARERVAA
- a CDS encoding phosphatidate cytidylyltransferase; the protein is MTATPPELAPPEPMAIEPAAAAGEAPKRSSWALPLRIASGVLFVPLLLFLNQLGGFAFFTLVALVVAAGLIEFYTMMRGRELRPYRRLGLASALALLWVCAHPETPYVTFLATSGVLLVLALELRRPEATRRIEDIAVTWFGVLYVGWLSAHLVLLRELPWQSGLPYADGARFVALAFALTWSCDIGAFAVGRALGRTRPWSRISPRKSLEGAAGGLTAAALAAFACRATFAPFLSWLDALALGLLAGVFSQVGDLVESLLKRDARFGDSSELIPGHGGVLDRFDSLFFAAPVVYYYLRLVVFGLP
- the uppS gene encoding di-trans,poly-cis-decaprenylcistransferase, which produces MDGNGRWARARGVPRLMGHRAGREAVRDAVKGCVELGVEVLTLYTFSTENWNRPRREVQALMTILRQTLRGERRELRDRNVRLQVVGRRADLPKPVLEVLEETQAYLSSSTGLLLNLALSYSGRTELVDAARQLVDDVLRNGWTAADVDEQRFGSYLYTAGLPDPDLLIRTSGEMRVSNFLLWQIAYAEFWVTETRWPDFRRRHLFQAVADFQRRERRFGRTEPRDQPS